A window from Apus apus isolate bApuApu2 chromosome 29, bApuApu2.pri.cur, whole genome shotgun sequence encodes these proteins:
- the LOC127395103 gene encoding guanylate-binding protein 1-like, with the protein MASTVHMPAPVCLIENSPTKGLMVQREALQLLSKVSQPVVVVAITGPYRTGKSYLMNRLAGERRGFSLGSSVQSQTKGIWMWCVRHPRRPGHTLVLLDSEGLSDAKKSDTKNDTWIFVLTVLLSSTMIYNSKGTIDQNAMDQLHYVTKLTERIKLKAAPKKSEDELEDSDKFVGFFPTFVWAVRDFTLQLQVDGEEISEDGYLEDILKLKAGSSPETQLYNHPRECIRQFFPERKCFVFDQPAGRRKLPLLEELPDDELDPDFQQQVEKFCSYIWEKSPPKTVPGGHIVTGNLLGKLAETYLEVIRSGAVPCLESAVFVLAKAENAAAVEEAVRLYQELMEQRAKLPTETLEQLLELHAQCEREALELFMARAFKEDIEHAQIELARRVEAIKVKFSMDNEQASQDKCEAALTDLSQALDKRVRDGVYSVSGGYEQFRGDQQAVVEKYRDLPGKGVKADAVLLQFLQRTQTLAQHIRNTDRSLTEKDKEMKSAQEQNERAEQEREVQRKKEAEEKQKLQDQLRKTNEHERQLRKKLEDSYKKQLEEQEKIIRHKLEEEMALRQEGFSDRADHMSQVTRRLEEEKGSIWNTLLSVVETFVPLVKVVRMGISALSKLF; encoded by the exons ATGGCATCCACAGTCCACATGCCAGCGCCTGTCTGCCTCATTGAGAACAGCCCGACAAAGGGGCTGATGGTCCAGAGGGaggccctgcagctgctgtccaAGGTCAGCCAgcctgtggtggtggtggccatCACAGGGCCGTACCGCACGGGCAAGTCCTACCTCATGAACAGGCTGGCTGGTGAGAGAAGAG GCTTCTCCTTGGGCTCCAGCGTGCAGTCCCAGACCAAAGGTATCTGGATGTGGTGTGTACGTCACCCCCGCCGGCCTGGACACActctggtgctgctggacaGTGAAGGGCTGAGTGACGCAAAGAAG AGTGACACCAAGAACGACACGTGGATCTTTGTGCTGAccgtgctgctctccagcaccaTGATCTACAACAGCAAAGGCACCATTGACCAGAACGCCATGGACCAGCTGCA CTACGTGACAAAGCTGACTGAGCGCATCAAGTTGAAAGCAGCACCCAAGAAGAGTGAAGATGAGCTGGAGGATTCCGACAAATTTGTCGGCTTCTTCCCGACTTTTGTCTGGGCTGTCCGGGATttcacactgcagctgcaggtggaTGGGGAGGAAATCTCTGAGGATGGATACTTGGAGGACATTCTGAAGCTCAAGGCTG gcagcagccccGAGACCCAGCTCTACAACCATCCCCGGGAATGCATCCGCCAGTTCTTTCCGGAACGCAAGTGCTTTGTTTTTGACCAaccagctgggaggaggaaacTGCCCCTCTTGGAGGAACTTCCGGATGATGAGCTGGATCCTGATTTCCAGCAGCAGGTAGAGAAGTTCTGCAGCTACATCTGGGAGAAGTCTCCGCCTAAGACCGTCCCAGGTGGCCACATCGTAACTGGGAACC tgctggggaaacTGGCAGAGACCTACCTGGAGGTCATCCGGAGCGGGGCAGTGCCATGCCTGGAGAGCGCGGTGTTTGTCCTGGCCAAGGCTGAGAACGCGGCGGCGGTGGAGGAGGCTGTGAGGTTGTACCAGGAGCTGATGGAGCAGCGGGCGAAGCTGCCAACGGAGACTcttgagcagctgctggagctgcatgCCCAGTGTGAGCGGGAGGCCCTGGAGCTGTTCATGGCACGGGCATTCAAGGAGGACATCGAGCACGCCCAGATCGAGCTCGCG CGCCGGGTCGAGGCCATCAAGGTGAAGTTCTCCATGGACAACGAGCAGGCATCCCAGGACAAGTGTGAGGCTGCTCTCACGGACCTCTCCCAAGCCCTGGACAAACGAGTCCGTGATGGTGTCTACAGCGTGTCAGGGGGTTACGAGCAGTTCAGAGGAGACCAGCAGGCAGTGGTGGAGAAGTACAGGGATCTGCCTGGCAAGGGAGTGAAG GCTgatgctgtcctgctgcagttcCTCCAAAGGACACAGACTCTGGCCCAACACATCCGCAACACAGACCGCTCCCTGACAGAGAAGGACAAGGAGATGAAAA GTGCACAAGAGCAGAATGagagagctgagcaggagagggaagtccagaggaagaaggaggctgaagagaagcagaagttGCAGGACCAGCTACGCAAAACCAACGAGCATGAGCGTCAGCTGAGAAAGAAGCTGGAGGATTCCTacaagaagcagctggaggagcaggagaagataATCAGACATAAATTAGAG GAGGAGATGGCATTGAGACAAGAGGGCTTCTCTGACAGAGCTGACCACATGAGCCAGGTGACCCGTaggctggaggaggaaaaaggcagCATCTGGAATACTTTATTGTCTGTGGTTGAAACATTTGTACCCCTTGTGAAAGTCGTGAGAATGGGCATATCTGCCCTTTCAAAACTCTTTTGA
- the LOC127395108 gene encoding uncharacterized protein LOC127395108, whose amino-acid sequence MRRESFPSPGQVGFPGFPFAPGPSPTHEDFGKVTEPKKRRMSQVRKQLVISRDSSAKKQLVTSQAKGKPASKGRASKQVVKSESYRGGGGRGEGGRKEGGGEGEARRTRSRRARRRGRLGGEKPCLNSSAEDNKGPAQPFPASLDFFWSAPSFRALMLRRLRRFLSHPYPFHFRSDSPSFPGIGGEGLAPLTRDKRQGRSRLHRAVAAQGR is encoded by the exons ATGAGGAGAGAGAGTTTTCCATCTCCTGGACAAG TGGGTTTTCCTGGTTTTCCCTTTGCTCCTGGTCCAAGTCCAACTCACGAAGACTTTGGGAAAGTAACAGAGCCAAAGAAGAGGAGAATGTCTCAGGTCAG GAAGCAACTGGTGATATCGCGGGATTCCTCTGCCAAAAAGCAGCTGGTGACCAGCCAAGCCAAGGGCAAGCCTGCTTCCAAAGGCCGAGCATCGAAGCAGGTGGTGAAATCTGAGAGctacagaggaggaggaggacgaggagaaggaggaagaaaagaaggtggaggagaaggagaggccAGGAGGaccaggagcaggagggcaaggaggaggggaaggctgGGTGGAGAAAAACCTTGCTTAAACAGCAGTGCCGAAGACAACAAAGGCCCTGCCCAGCCATTCCCAGCcagccttgattttttttggtctgcTCCGAGTTTTCGTGCTCTGATGCTGAGGCGCCTGAGGCGTTTCCTCTCCCATCCCTATCCCTTTCACTTTCGCTCTGACTCACCCTCATTTCCGGGAAtaggaggagaggggctggctcCTCTGACACGGGACaaaaggcagggcaggagccgGCTGCACAGAGCTGTTGCAGCCCAGGGAAGGTGA